A stretch of the Methylacidiphilum caldifontis genome encodes the following:
- the aroB gene encoding 3-dehydroquinate synthase, which yields MNAQRITLRVSTPSRNYFVHIAKGILRDSGLLAQQLGLEKRIALIFDEAVKAYATKIVDSLKAYGYEAKLLAIASGEGSKSFKTVEMIVTALSEMELDRKSTIIALGGGVLGDVAGFAASIFLRGISFVLVPTTLLAMVDSAIGGKTGINLPQGKNLIGSFHQPLEVWIDPTVLDTLSARLISAGMAEIIKYGMIHDQALLEEIEKKDKADLLYLIKRSVEIKAEIVGADEKEKTGKRALLNFGHTLGHALEAANGYKDLLHGEAVAIGMHGACLLSNRLLSFPETAIERLKKILRLYSLPLKAQGLSQRDILDALKLDKKRDRGTNAWVLLKNIGLPIISKEITKEDVDWLLKEILD from the coding sequence ATGAATGCCCAAAGAATAACCTTAAGAGTTTCAACTCCAAGTAGAAATTATTTCGTGCATATAGCAAAGGGAATACTTAGGGACAGCGGTTTACTTGCACAACAACTCGGGCTCGAAAAAAGGATAGCCCTCATATTTGATGAAGCTGTTAAAGCCTACGCTACAAAAATAGTTGATTCTTTAAAAGCTTATGGTTACGAAGCCAAGCTTTTGGCTATAGCTTCTGGAGAAGGCTCAAAAAGTTTTAAGACTGTTGAAATGATCGTTACAGCCCTTTCGGAAATGGAACTGGATCGCAAAAGTACTATTATAGCTTTAGGTGGGGGTGTACTTGGAGACGTTGCCGGCTTTGCGGCTTCCATTTTTCTTAGAGGGATATCTTTTGTTCTCGTACCCACTACACTTCTAGCCATGGTTGACAGTGCAATTGGAGGCAAAACCGGTATAAACCTACCTCAAGGGAAAAATCTCATCGGCTCCTTTCACCAGCCCCTTGAGGTATGGATTGATCCAACCGTTTTGGATACACTTTCTGCTCGACTCATCAGCGCAGGAATGGCCGAAATCATTAAATATGGCATGATTCACGACCAAGCTCTTTTGGAAGAAATCGAGAAAAAAGACAAAGCTGACTTGCTCTACTTGATTAAGAGAAGCGTGGAGATAAAAGCTGAAATCGTAGGGGCTGATGAAAAAGAAAAAACGGGGAAAAGAGCTCTTCTTAATTTTGGGCATACCCTTGGCCACGCCCTGGAGGCGGCCAACGGATATAAAGATTTGCTCCATGGTGAAGCCGTTGCCATCGGGATGCATGGGGCTTGTTTACTTTCTAACCGGCTCCTTTCTTTCCCTGAAACAGCTATTGAAAGATTGAAGAAAATTCTACGCCTTTATTCTCTTCCGCTTAAGGCCCAAGGCCTTTCCCAACGGGATATCCTAGATGCTCTTAAATTAGACAAAAAAAGAGACAGGGGAACCAATGCATGGGTTCTTCTCAAAAACATCGGCTTACCCATAATAAGCAAAGAAATCACAAAAGAAGATGTCGATTGGCTCCTAAAAGAAATTTTGGATTAA
- a CDS encoding chlorite dismutase family protein, with protein sequence MEAIKPKEGLFVVHLFFSIDHWKRKDCPHNANFKKEIISFIENIRKQEKFQVATFCMLCHCDIGFMILGPELNLMQEIEKKLVREFGSDGWNLHFSFFSMTEKSEYTTTRDEFEQELISSGLSPGSEEFKEKMISFEKNREYYTTVRLYPTLADYPFFSFYPMRKKRENGQNWYALGFKERKELMKGHAAVGRKYSGKVVQYISGSTGLDDWEWAVSLYAKDPFDIKSIVYEMRFDPVSAQFAEFGSFYCGLQLPLDKALERVMGS encoded by the coding sequence ATGGAAGCAATAAAACCCAAAGAAGGTCTTTTTGTAGTTCACCTTTTCTTTTCTATAGATCATTGGAAAAGAAAAGACTGTCCTCACAATGCAAATTTCAAAAAAGAGATAATTTCTTTTATTGAAAATATCAGAAAACAGGAAAAATTTCAAGTCGCTACCTTCTGCATGCTTTGCCATTGCGATATCGGTTTTATGATCCTAGGTCCGGAATTAAACCTGATGCAAGAGATTGAAAAAAAGCTCGTAAGGGAATTTGGCAGCGATGGATGGAATCTTCATTTTTCTTTTTTTTCTATGACAGAGAAATCTGAATACACTACAACAAGAGATGAATTTGAGCAGGAGTTAATTTCTTCGGGCCTCAGTCCTGGATCTGAAGAATTTAAAGAAAAAATGATCTCTTTTGAAAAAAATCGAGAATATTATACGACTGTTCGACTCTATCCTACATTAGCCGATTATCCTTTTTTTTCTTTTTATCCAATGAGGAAAAAAAGAGAAAACGGTCAGAACTGGTATGCCCTTGGGTTTAAAGAAAGAAAAGAGTTAATGAAAGGACATGCAGCTGTGGGCAGAAAGTATAGTGGTAAAGTTGTTCAGTATATTTCAGGATCTACTGGATTAGATGATTGGGAATGGGCAGTAAGTCTATATGCAAAAGATCCTTTTGATATTAAGTCGATTGTTTATGAAATGCGATTTGATCCTGTAAGTGCTCAATTTGCTGAATTCGGTTCTTTTTATTGTGGATTGCAACTTCCTTTGGATAAAGCCCTAGAAAGAGTTATGGGCAGTTAA
- the def gene encoding peptide deformylase — translation MVLNIVLYDHPILRKKGKPIDSFNDQLKRLVSDMLETMAFHKGVGLAAQQIGQALQLAVIDVSESKIPSSLLIEGKPVPIEEHMPLFLINPTLSCTRSKELSNEGCLSFPGLRIDVPRSKRVKLKTFDLEGKPLALEAGGFLAIAIQHEFDHLQGKLFIDYLSPEKKKAIKEELEKIKRAEPSLFAKENA, via the coding sequence ATGGTATTAAACATTGTTTTGTACGATCATCCTATTTTAAGAAAAAAAGGAAAACCTATCGACTCATTCAATGATCAGTTAAAACGACTGGTCTCAGACATGCTTGAAACAATGGCTTTTCATAAAGGAGTAGGTTTGGCAGCTCAACAAATCGGTCAAGCCCTACAGCTGGCGGTAATCGATGTGAGCGAATCTAAAATTCCTTCTTCCTTGCTCATCGAGGGGAAACCTGTTCCCATCGAAGAACATATGCCTCTTTTTCTTATAAATCCTACCTTAAGTTGTACTCGATCCAAGGAGTTGAGCAACGAAGGCTGTTTAAGTTTTCCTGGATTAAGAATAGATGTTCCTCGGTCGAAGCGAGTAAAGCTAAAAACATTCGACTTGGAAGGCAAGCCCTTGGCTTTGGAAGCGGGAGGATTTCTTGCCATAGCCATACAGCATGAGTTTGATCATCTCCAAGGGAAGCTTTTCATCGATTACCTATCTCCCGAAAAGAAAAAGGCGATCAAAGAAGAACTCGAAAAAATAAAAAGGGCAGAACCCTCCCTTTTTGCCAAAGAAAACGCTTAG
- the dnaE gene encoding DNA polymerase III subunit alpha yields MSSNFVHLHLHSDYSLLDASARIKDIVGKAKELGMAAVALTDHGNLYGTIEFYKACVSQNIKPIIGCEAYITPGSRFDRKGNRTPIYHMTLLAKNNQGYKNLLRLISLAHLEGFYYKPRIDIDLLKEYGRGLIGTSGCMNGAIPQKILEGDLKTARKIAEELSQIFEPDCFYLEIQNHGLKEEKEIREVLADFAQSMGLPLVATNDVHYIEQEDAQFHDVLLCIGTASQIHDTKRKKYPCSEFFFKTPQQMAELFKEYPQAVENTLNIANSCDVTIELGKNHYPTYNPPPPYKSQEEYLRKLCYEGLQKRYAPNINEKIKERLEYELSVIEKTGFSSYFLIVWDFIHYAKKEGIPVGPGRGSAAGSLTAYVLEITDIDPLKYGLVFERFLNPQRVSPPDIDIDFCYNRRSEVIDYVRKKYGEYSVAQIITFGTLGAKMAVRDVGRVLGLSYQEADRIAKMIPADPQVTLEKSRELNPLLDELWTNDPQSREVLNIATKLEGLTRQAGVHAAGVVISEGELLNFIPLTRGEQGEIVTQWSMEPIAEIGLLKMDFLGLKTLTVISECLDLIKEKKNIQLDPRQFPLDDKKTYELLGRGHTIGVFQLESAGMVDLAKKLKPGNIEDIIALVALYRPGPMENIPAYADRKLGKVPITYDHPLLEPILKDTYGVMIYQEQVMQAANVLAGYSLGDSDLLRRAMGKKKPEEMRKQRDQFIKGCKEKNGIPEDKAIQIFETLEKFAGYGFNKAHSACYGYLAYITAYLKANYPVFYLCTLLSNESGDAEKIELLVSECRRMGIAVLPPDISKSDVRFSVENGSIRWGLSAIKNVGEAAAKAIVELREKKGSYQSLFDLCFGIGGRIINKKILESLIKSGACDSLGRSRKELLEKLPSILSAGSRSSKERSTGQQNLFEEQSFIYSTDQQPVENFEDYPLHIRLQWEKEFLGTYLSSQPLDEWIPWINLFQNVPICALKEQADSSRIYLPGMITHIEKKTAQKSKKPYFKLILEDQTGQIEVILFKDDLPPSLLDQWTTTAFVVDGHLSSRDNDVSIRAEHIYTIEQALQSLTASLLLTIKEEKWEADSWQKLHKLFLEHPGNIPAQFRCIKKDGTVYTIEVTKEFYVNLSITFLKRLLSVLTLDSISLQLKKPQYNSFSRNKIQ; encoded by the coding sequence ATGAGCAGCAATTTTGTTCATCTTCACCTCCATTCCGATTACAGCCTTCTGGATGCATCAGCAAGGATTAAAGACATTGTCGGCAAAGCCAAAGAGCTGGGGATGGCTGCTGTTGCTCTGACCGATCATGGCAATCTCTATGGAACTATTGAATTCTACAAGGCCTGTGTCAGTCAAAATATCAAGCCCATCATTGGATGTGAAGCTTACATTACTCCCGGGAGCCGCTTTGATAGAAAAGGGAACAGGACCCCTATTTATCACATGACCTTACTGGCTAAAAACAACCAAGGCTACAAAAATCTTTTGAGACTTATATCTCTAGCCCACCTAGAGGGATTTTACTATAAGCCAAGGATTGACATTGATCTTCTTAAAGAATATGGGAGGGGTCTTATTGGCACCAGTGGGTGTATGAATGGAGCGATTCCACAAAAAATACTTGAAGGAGACTTGAAAACCGCAAGGAAGATCGCTGAAGAACTCAGTCAGATCTTTGAACCGGACTGTTTTTATCTTGAAATTCAAAATCATGGTCTAAAAGAAGAAAAAGAAATCAGAGAGGTGCTTGCTGATTTTGCCCAAAGCATGGGGTTACCCTTAGTGGCGACCAACGATGTCCATTATATAGAACAAGAGGACGCCCAGTTTCATGATGTTTTACTTTGCATAGGGACTGCCAGTCAAATTCATGACACTAAAAGAAAGAAATATCCTTGTTCAGAGTTTTTCTTTAAGACCCCTCAACAGATGGCTGAACTGTTCAAGGAATATCCCCAGGCAGTAGAAAATACCTTGAACATTGCGAATAGCTGCGATGTCACCATTGAACTCGGCAAAAACCATTATCCTACTTACAACCCACCTCCCCCCTATAAATCTCAAGAAGAATATTTAAGAAAGCTGTGTTACGAAGGACTTCAAAAAAGATACGCTCCCAACATCAATGAAAAAATCAAAGAAAGACTGGAATATGAACTTTCCGTGATTGAAAAGACCGGTTTTTCAAGTTATTTCCTTATCGTTTGGGATTTCATCCATTATGCCAAAAAAGAAGGTATTCCCGTCGGTCCGGGAAGAGGCAGCGCTGCAGGCAGTCTTACGGCCTACGTTTTAGAAATAACCGATATCGATCCACTCAAGTACGGCTTGGTCTTTGAAAGATTTTTAAATCCTCAAAGGGTTTCTCCACCAGATATCGACATCGACTTTTGTTATAACCGCCGGTCCGAGGTCATCGATTATGTAAGGAAAAAATATGGAGAATATTCTGTAGCTCAAATTATAACTTTCGGTACTCTTGGAGCAAAGATGGCGGTCAGAGATGTCGGCCGAGTCCTGGGGTTGAGTTACCAAGAGGCGGACCGAATAGCCAAGATGATTCCTGCTGATCCTCAAGTGACTTTAGAAAAATCCAGAGAACTCAATCCTCTTTTAGACGAACTTTGGACCAACGATCCCCAAAGCAGGGAAGTCCTTAATATCGCAACAAAACTCGAAGGGCTAACAAGACAAGCTGGAGTTCATGCTGCCGGGGTGGTGATTTCAGAAGGTGAACTTCTTAACTTCATTCCCCTAACCCGGGGTGAACAGGGTGAAATTGTAACTCAATGGTCGATGGAACCTATCGCTGAAATTGGACTGTTGAAAATGGATTTCTTGGGGCTAAAAACCCTTACAGTCATTTCTGAATGCTTGGATCTTATAAAAGAAAAAAAGAATATCCAGTTAGATCCAAGGCAGTTTCCTCTGGATGATAAAAAAACTTACGAGCTTTTAGGCCGAGGACACACCATCGGCGTGTTCCAACTGGAATCTGCAGGAATGGTTGATCTTGCCAAAAAGCTTAAGCCCGGAAATATCGAAGATATCATCGCCCTGGTTGCCCTTTATAGACCAGGACCAATGGAAAACATTCCTGCCTATGCTGACAGAAAACTAGGCAAAGTTCCCATTACCTATGACCACCCACTTTTAGAACCTATTCTCAAAGATACTTATGGGGTAATGATCTATCAAGAGCAGGTTATGCAAGCCGCAAACGTTCTTGCTGGCTATTCGCTGGGAGATTCTGATCTGCTGAGAAGGGCAATGGGGAAAAAAAAGCCGGAGGAAATGCGAAAGCAAAGAGACCAATTTATTAAGGGTTGCAAGGAAAAAAATGGTATTCCAGAAGATAAAGCGATCCAGATTTTTGAAACCTTAGAAAAGTTTGCGGGCTACGGTTTTAATAAAGCTCACAGTGCTTGTTATGGTTATCTTGCTTATATAACCGCCTATTTAAAAGCTAACTACCCCGTTTTTTACCTTTGTACTCTTTTATCCAATGAATCGGGGGATGCTGAAAAAATAGAGTTGCTTGTATCCGAATGCAGAAGAATGGGTATTGCCGTATTACCTCCCGACATATCAAAAAGCGATGTTCGGTTTTCAGTCGAAAATGGGTCTATCCGGTGGGGACTCTCTGCAATCAAAAACGTCGGAGAAGCTGCAGCAAAAGCAATTGTCGAGTTAAGGGAAAAAAAGGGAAGCTATCAATCTTTGTTCGATTTATGCTTCGGTATTGGAGGAAGAATTATAAACAAGAAAATCCTGGAGAGTTTAATTAAATCGGGGGCCTGCGACAGCCTTGGGAGAAGCCGAAAAGAATTATTAGAGAAATTGCCTTCAATCTTATCGGCAGGAAGCAGATCTTCTAAAGAAAGATCAACTGGCCAACAAAACCTTTTTGAGGAGCAGAGTTTTATTTATTCTACCGACCAGCAACCCGTCGAGAATTTTGAAGATTACCCTCTCCACATTCGTCTCCAGTGGGAAAAAGAATTTCTAGGTACCTATTTGAGCAGTCAGCCTTTGGACGAATGGATCCCATGGATAAATCTTTTCCAGAATGTCCCTATCTGCGCCTTAAAAGAACAAGCTGACAGCAGTCGGATCTATCTTCCCGGAATGATTACCCATATAGAGAAAAAAACAGCCCAGAAATCCAAAAAACCTTATTTTAAATTGATACTTGAAGATCAAACGGGTCAGATTGAAGTCATCCTTTTCAAGGATGACCTTCCTCCTTCTCTACTCGATCAATGGACAACCACAGCATTCGTGGTAGATGGACATCTAAGCTCTAGAGATAACGATGTATCGATTCGGGCAGAGCACATTTATACGATTGAGCAAGCCTTGCAATCCTTGACCGCTTCGCTCCTTTTAACTATAAAAGAAGAAAAGTGGGAAGCTGATTCTTGGCAGAAACTGCATAAGCTTTTTTTGGAACACCCTGGTAATATTCCCGCTCAGTTTCGTTGTATAAAAAAGGATGGAACCGTTTATACCATCGAAGTGACAAAAGAATTCTACGTCAATCTTTCCATCACTTTTTTAAAAAGACTTCTTTCTGTCTTGACCCTGGACTCCATTAGCTTGCAGTTAAAAAAGCCGCAATATAACTCCTTTTCTAGAAATAAAATTCAATAG
- the lptB gene encoding LPS export ABC transporter ATP-binding protein: MVNGVDLVVNRGEIVGLLGPNGAGKTTTFYMLIGLITPTKGKVFFENEDITNMPMYKRARKGLGYLPQEDSVFRKLTVEENLMAILEFLDISKAERQRRLDELIHDFGLDKVKKTLAMSLSGGEKRRLSIARALTTSPSILLLDEPFSGVDPLAVYDLQQLVLSLKQRGVSVLITDHNVRETLSIVDRAYLIYEGKVMSHGTSEFLINDPVTRELYLGPRFSM, encoded by the coding sequence GTGGTTAATGGGGTAGACCTTGTAGTCAATCGGGGTGAAATCGTTGGTCTCCTAGGACCCAATGGAGCGGGTAAAACTACTACTTTTTACATGCTTATTGGCCTTATTACTCCCACCAAAGGAAAAGTGTTTTTTGAAAATGAGGACATCACCAACATGCCGATGTATAAAAGGGCCCGAAAAGGGCTTGGCTACCTGCCCCAGGAAGATTCCGTATTTAGAAAACTTACGGTTGAAGAAAATCTCATGGCTATACTTGAATTTCTGGACATCTCTAAAGCAGAAAGACAGCGTAGGCTTGATGAACTTATTCATGATTTCGGTCTGGACAAAGTAAAAAAAACACTCGCTATGTCCTTAAGTGGGGGTGAAAAAAGAAGGCTTTCAATCGCCAGAGCTTTAACAACTTCCCCTTCGATTTTGCTCCTTGATGAACCTTTTAGTGGGGTTGACCCTCTGGCCGTTTATGATCTCCAACAACTTGTTTTGAGTTTAAAACAAAGAGGTGTCAGTGTTCTCATTACTGATCATAACGTCAGAGAAACCCTTTCTATTGTTGACCGCGCTTATCTCATCTATGAAGGTAAAGTTATGAGTCATGGGACCAGTGAATTTTTAATCAACGATCCGGTTACCCGTGAACTTTACCTTGGGCCTCGATTCAGCATGTAA
- a CDS encoding ExbD/TolR family protein, translating into MEFRPKSNRKPLINLVSLIDILSIVLLFFVVTTTFQREEPAVKIDLPKSVRSKPIRADLPKIIFVTEDKKIFLDNNPVEPDKLGEILKKTISENPNAKIALKASKNAPFEIIIQVMDAVKFAGIPNLPTFTAEEDKKP; encoded by the coding sequence ATGGAATTTAGACCGAAAAGCAACCGCAAGCCTTTGATCAATCTCGTATCTTTAATCGACATCCTATCCATAGTTCTACTCTTTTTCGTTGTGACTACTACTTTTCAAAGAGAAGAACCCGCTGTAAAAATTGATCTACCTAAATCGGTGCGATCAAAACCCATAAGAGCAGATCTGCCTAAAATTATTTTCGTTACTGAAGATAAAAAGATCTTTTTAGATAATAACCCAGTGGAACCGGACAAGCTGGGTGAGATTCTAAAGAAAACAATTTCTGAAAACCCAAATGCCAAAATTGCTCTCAAAGCGAGCAAAAATGCTCCCTTCGAAATCATAATTCAAGTTATGGATGCAGTTAAATTTGCAGGAATTCCAAACTTACCTACATTTACTGCAGAAGAGGACAAAAAACCTTAA
- a CDS encoding glutaredoxin family protein has translation MDEKKLILYIKEGCPWCEEVEQLLNQLHITYERIDVLRDKEAYQRMRMISGQSRAPTMEWGNEVLADFGGKELLEFIRSKNFLNQSNKNSA, from the coding sequence ATGGATGAAAAAAAGCTCATTCTTTATATTAAGGAGGGTTGTCCGTGGTGTGAAGAGGTCGAGCAACTGTTAAATCAGTTGCATATTACTTACGAACGCATTGATGTATTAAGAGATAAGGAAGCTTACCAAAGAATGAGGATGATTTCAGGGCAATCCCGAGCTCCCACTATGGAATGGGGGAATGAGGTTCTGGCTGATTTTGGAGGGAAGGAACTTTTAGAGTTTATACGAAGTAAAAATTTTTTAAATCAGAGCAACAAAAATTCAGCCTGA
- a CDS encoding MotA/TolQ/ExbB proton channel family protein, protein MVIATSLNWNQISSYFAIKNFIEGSGLFIYPVILCSIVGLAIILERAYALRRSKIIPKKLVKAIEELGWGENPEHIEKLCQDQKSTLSRLVYLCLQNMTWSKYENSETLQVKARAEIAQLEKGLVILEIIVGIGPLLGLLGTLSGLITIFGNVGTHGMATQGAAIAHGISEALHTTLAGLGIAVPCLIAHSLFSRKVEAYAVEMETICSELLAKIYTEAPSPDVNY, encoded by the coding sequence ATGGTTATTGCGACTAGCTTGAATTGGAATCAGATTTCATCTTATTTTGCGATAAAAAATTTTATAGAAGGTAGTGGGCTGTTCATATACCCGGTCATTCTTTGTTCTATTGTGGGACTGGCAATCATTCTCGAAAGGGCCTATGCTTTACGAAGATCTAAAATTATACCCAAAAAGCTGGTCAAGGCGATCGAAGAACTCGGTTGGGGAGAAAACCCCGAGCACATAGAAAAACTTTGCCAGGATCAAAAGTCGACTTTAAGCCGGCTTGTTTATCTCTGTCTTCAAAACATGACTTGGTCGAAATACGAAAATTCAGAAACTCTCCAAGTCAAGGCCCGTGCTGAAATTGCCCAACTAGAAAAAGGACTTGTCATTCTTGAAATAATCGTAGGTATCGGCCCATTGCTCGGTCTGCTAGGTACACTTTCTGGACTAATCACAATTTTTGGCAACGTCGGGACCCATGGCATGGCCACTCAAGGAGCAGCTATCGCCCATGGTATTTCAGAAGCACTGCATACCACTCTTGCTGGCTTGGGTATAGCTGTTCCCTGCTTGATCGCCCATAGTCTTTTTAGTCGAAAAGTAGAAGCCTATGCAGTTGAAATGGAAACGATCTGTTCAGAGCTCCTGGCAAAAATTTATACTGAAGCACCATCTCCAGATGTTAACTATTAA
- a CDS encoding ATP-dependent helicase, whose translation MIPYEIELNEEQKKAVTAPLGPILVIAGAGSGKTRTLTYRVAYLIEKGIKPERIILATFTNKAAKEMLSRVERLVKADTTRIWGGTFHHLCNKILRYHANEIGFGQNFTIIDREDSIHLLADCINQLNLKNSSKFFPSPEALIEVFSLSINKAKPVWRIIEESFSHFSVFCEEISKLQSFYIERKRKSLIFDYDDLLFYTVKLFQEKEKILKFYQCYFEYILVDEYQDTSRIQAEFIDLIGKSHQRVMAVGDDAQSIYSWRGAEIENMLSFPKRYPASLIINIKTNYRCTPEILALANAAIEGNRFQFPKELKAARQSLQKAKPELLLCSSAIVQSQAIAEIIQDFRDQGIDPKEIAILYRAHFHAIEIQLELTHRKIPFEITSGIRFFEQAHIKDICSFLRFFVNPYDETAFKRIVKMFAGIGPKTVSKLWDQYLSSTTSLEKLSPPKAAEQPWMNWLDIHKALAFPELANKPSKQLEKILYGFYSEYLKVLYEGYQRRLEDIEGLISFAADFNSTEDFLSQISLLTGVDTAHEEKNGVRLSTIHQAKGLEWKVVFIIMLCEGLFPSNYSLNYPHLLEEERRLFYVAATRAKDRLFLCYPARRSFNNRQLSCLPSRFLEELPQQLVVKTKVQKFL comes from the coding sequence ATGATACCTTACGAAATAGAGCTCAACGAAGAACAAAAAAAAGCGGTCACAGCCCCCTTGGGTCCTATCCTTGTTATTGCTGGAGCTGGAAGCGGTAAAACACGGACTTTGACTTACCGCGTAGCTTACTTGATTGAAAAGGGTATAAAACCCGAGCGGATAATCTTAGCCACTTTTACTAACAAGGCTGCAAAGGAGATGCTCAGCCGCGTAGAACGACTGGTCAAAGCCGATACGACAAGAATTTGGGGGGGAACATTTCATCATCTTTGCAACAAAATTTTAAGATATCATGCTAACGAGATCGGTTTTGGGCAAAATTTTACAATTATTGATCGTGAAGATTCGATCCATCTGCTTGCCGATTGCATCAATCAACTCAATCTTAAAAATAGCAGCAAGTTTTTCCCCTCTCCTGAAGCCTTGATAGAGGTATTTTCACTATCAATTAACAAAGCAAAACCTGTTTGGAGAATTATAGAAGAATCCTTTTCTCACTTTTCTGTCTTTTGTGAAGAGATATCTAAACTGCAGAGTTTTTACATTGAACGGAAAAGAAAATCTTTGATTTTTGATTATGATGACCTGCTCTTTTATACCGTCAAGCTTTTCCAAGAAAAAGAGAAGATCTTGAAATTTTACCAATGCTATTTCGAATATATTCTTGTTGATGAATACCAGGATACGAGTCGAATCCAAGCTGAATTTATTGATCTGATCGGAAAGAGTCATCAAAGAGTGATGGCTGTGGGTGACGATGCCCAAAGTATATACTCATGGAGAGGGGCAGAAATCGAAAATATGCTGAGTTTTCCCAAGAGGTATCCTGCAAGTCTTATAATAAACATAAAAACAAACTATCGTTGCACGCCTGAGATTTTAGCTTTAGCTAACGCAGCTATTGAAGGAAACCGATTCCAGTTTCCCAAGGAATTAAAAGCGGCCAGACAAAGCTTGCAAAAAGCTAAACCAGAGCTGCTCTTATGCTCTTCAGCTATAGTTCAATCACAAGCCATTGCTGAAATCATCCAAGATTTCAGGGACCAGGGAATAGATCCCAAAGAAATAGCCATTCTTTACAGGGCGCATTTCCATGCTATAGAAATACAACTTGAACTCACCCATAGAAAAATCCCTTTTGAAATCACCAGTGGCATCCGCTTTTTCGAACAAGCCCATATCAAGGATATCTGTTCTTTCTTGCGCTTTTTCGTCAATCCTTACGATGAAACCGCTTTTAAGAGAATTGTAAAAATGTTTGCTGGAATAGGCCCAAAAACAGTATCCAAATTATGGGATCAATACCTATCCTCTACTACTTCCCTTGAAAAACTCTCCCCACCGAAGGCAGCAGAACAACCGTGGATGAATTGGCTAGATATTCATAAGGCACTTGCTTTTCCAGAGCTTGCTAATAAACCCTCAAAACAACTGGAGAAAATCCTCTATGGGTTTTATTCTGAATATTTAAAGGTTCTTTATGAGGGTTACCAAAGAAGACTTGAAGATATCGAAGGACTGATTAGCTTTGCCGCTGATTTTAACTCAACAGAAGATTTTCTTTCTCAAATTTCTTTGCTTACAGGAGTTGATACAGCCCATGAGGAAAAAAATGGGGTGCGGCTCAGTACGATTCATCAGGCAAAGGGGTTAGAATGGAAGGTCGTATTCATAATCATGCTTTGTGAAGGACTTTTTCCTTCAAATTATTCTTTAAATTATCCCCATCTGCTTGAAGAAGAAAGAAGGTTATTTTATGTTGCCGCTACACGAGCAAAAGATAGACTATTTTTATGTTACCCTGCCCGTAGATCTTTTAACAACCGTCAACTCAGTTGCTTGCCTTCCCGTTTTCTTGAAGAACTTCCCCAACAGCTTGTAGTAAAAACAAAAGTACAAAAGTTCTTATGA